A genomic stretch from Clavelina lepadiformis chromosome 5, kaClaLepa1.1, whole genome shotgun sequence includes:
- the LOC143459066 gene encoding VWFA and cache domain-containing protein 1-like isoform X2, which yields MKFSCCYLGIFLASFCLGVVKSQYDSEGLSRKIKELVEDFLGQNSMQKHLDQLSYSEQILVGNTVLEQLVNNLQNKFQKRILTVQQLQQAVERAYSGITSTSYECCKFPTSQTEYDLRFKNKVAVNQVCEQISPEAESSLVRLRPSFVESCAQNLIELPSLKWQYFGSEQGVTTRFPALISDSCDDYDNRFRPWYVQANVPVPKEVVVVIDRSGSMGRRHGSVTLMELAKSAAKTVISTLNPFDKFTVVAFSTNALPTDVGDTANDDCFSSTLAFATPGNIKKVSGFIDSLIADGSTYYAKALDKAFNFFSTDVESRNSTKLDRVILFMSDGEPSEPSTSTILDTLRSRNAEVNNSVVILTYGLGSSDFDVLKDMATATSSVIDESDIRPGVFTKVDDPDLLRSQMASYYNFFKVDDELASDPVWTVPYLDAWGLGVMITASLPVYVRGNLIGVAAVDVTIEELFAETTNIVPGELSYSFVVNEAGLMIDHPLFPQIGISEPLFARATAFERDPDFVEIFESMKRGGSGEKTFYSTKVLSGGDGRRYGAKEIQVRSTYFWKKIPGTDFSVCLVLANEDIQSVLAPQGSVPRGSFLYHRLDLVPPNTACRHLNNYCSMDQSSVFLASRSYEDPEYYLSRVFTAADVSRIKDYVEGSTTISQGLKVGIKDEVVATSYAERWWTELHENPDIEEEVVWRYIGTKHGVFRHFPGTRYPDDYDPVLRPWYEHALANRGNNVLTLPYKDAASGATIITLSRVLFEGKFGGLHDVINDEVVAVMGVDILLSYFQTVLAEFFPDCINDDSTRCVLMDKAGFVIFAKEYLESSSVRTNQHLTEVDSNIANLLIRDGILNPTSCSNVEASLLQRTYNVSYSGSYSVTVNFGSNCETIRVIPIEQTNTYMVIKGPRTSGGSCSFYRPSKCTCGSGIGTVCETTWSGYACECPCQSPDPQYHPCTNEYDFSSSRVPLCSPENKELTSVAATNTDLSSLPICYKIAFTFDPTDSGQSQGLGLGAIVGIVVGVVAVVIIGIIIAIKAKKSKPPRNARRTSQPSAPTVFPAQPAQPATNPAYFAAEEPSAIYVNTVEKGAYPANNFPPSYEESSRVNYQKY from the exons ATGAAGTTTTCCTGTTGTTATCTTGGCATATTTCTTGCCTCATTTTGTCTTGGCGTTGTAAAGAGTCAATATGACTCTGAAGGGttatcaagaaaaataaaGGAATTAGTGGAAGACTTTCTGGGACAAAATTCTATGCAG AAACATCTTGATCAACTGAGCTATTCCGAACAAATTCTTGTGGGAAATACCGTGCTTGAGCAG TTAGTGAACAAccttcaaaacaaatttcaaaagagGATATTGACAGTCCAACAGCTTCAACAAGCCGTAGAAAGAGCTTATTCCGGCATCACATCGACATCATATGAATGCTGTAAATTTCCCACTTCGCAAACTGAATATGATCTTCGCTTTAAAAATAAG GTCGCAGTCAATCAAGTTTGCGAGCAAATATCGCCTGAAGCCGAGAGTTCTCTTGTCCGCCTCCGTCCTTCCTTTGTGGAATCATGCGCccaaaacttgattgaacttCCTTCGTTGAAGTGGCAATATTTTGGAAGCGAGCAAGGAGTGACGACCAGATTCCCAGCTTTAATATCAGATTCCTGTGATGACTACGACAACCGATTTAG aCCTTGGTACGTCCAAGCAAACGTTCCTGTCCCAAAGGAAGTGGTGGTTGTGATTGACAGGAGTGGATCCATGGGACGAAGACACGGCAGCGTAACTTTGATGGAATTGGCGAAAAGTGCGGCAAAGACTGTTATTAGCACCTTGAACCCTTTCGACAAG TTTACAGTTGTCGCATTCAGCACCAATGCCCTGCCAACGGACGTTGGTGACACAGCAAACGACGATTGCTTCTCCAGCACTTTAGCATTCGCTACCCCGGGAAATATCAAAAAGGTTTCGGGCTTTATTGATTCTCTCATTGCAGACG GATCGACATACTATGCAAAAGCGTTGGACAAGGCCTTCAATTTCTTTTCAACCGACGTTGAAAGTAGAAATAGCACCAAGCTAG ATCGTGTCATTCTATTCATGTCTGATGGTGAACCCAGTGAGCCTTCTACATCCACGATCTTAGACACCCTTAGATCGCGAAATGCGGAAGTGAATAACTCTGTCGTCATTCTGACGTACGGTCTTGGAAGCTCAG aTTTTGATGTGCTTAAAGACATGGCTACGGCGACATCTTCAGTCATAGATGAATCGGACATTAGG CCTGGCGTCTTTACTAAAGTGGACGACCCGGACTTGCTACGTAGCCAGATGGCAagttattacaattttttcaaagtcgATGACGAGCTTGCGTCTGATCCGGTTTGGACGGTGCCATACTTGGATGCTTGGGGTTTGG gTGTAATGATCACAGCCAGCTTACCTGTCTACGTCAGAGGCAATTTGATTGGTGTCGCTGccgttgacgtcacaattgaaGAGCTTTTTGCTGAAACGACTAACATTGTACCAGGGGAACTTTCATATTCTTTTGTTGTCAACGAAGCAG GACTGATGATTGATCATCCTCTTTTTCCACAAATCGGCATCAGCGAACCACTCTTCGCACGTGCAACCGCTTTCGAACGAGATCCGGACTTCGTCGAGATCTTCGAGTCTATGAAGAG AGGAGGAAGCGgagaaaaaacgttttattccACCAAAGTTCTTTCTGGAGGTGACGGTAGGAGATATGGAGCGAAAGAGATACAAGTTCGGTCAACCTATTTCTGGAAGAAG ATTCCAGGGACGGACTTTTCAGTTTGTCTTGTTCTTGCAAATGAAGATATTCAGTCAGTTTTGGCGCCTCAAGGTTCTGTTCCACGTGGTTCCTTTTTGTATCATCGCTTGGACCTTGTTCCACCAAATACCGCGTGTCGACACTTGAACAATTACTGCTCAATGG ATCAAAGTTCAGTTTTTCTGGCTTCCCGTTCATATGAAGATCCAGAATATTATTTGTCCCGAGTCTTTACTGCTGCAGATGTTAGTAGAATCAAAGACTACGTGGAAGGAAGTACAACTATCAGTCAAGGTTTGAAG GTTGGGATAAAAGACGAAGTGGTGGCGACATCTTACGCCGAGAGGTGGTGGACGGAACTCCATGAGAATCCGGACATAGAAGAGGAAGTAGTCTGGCGATACATCGGAACAAAGCATGGAGTTTTTAGACATTTTCCAGGCACCCGGTATCCTGATGATTATGATCCCGTGCTTAGACCATG GTATGAACACGCATTGGCAAATCGCGGAAACAACGTACTCACTTTGCCCTACAAAGATGCTGCCAGTGGTGCGACTATTATCACACTGAGTAGAGTTCTTTTTGAAGGAAA gTTTGGTGGCcttcatgacgtcatcaatgacGAGGTTGTAGCGGTGATGGGAGTCGATATTTTGTTGTCTTATTTTCAAACTGTTCTTGCCGAATTCTTTCCAGATTGTATAAATGACGACTCgacaag GTGTGTACTAATGGACAAAGCAGGATTCGTGATATTTGCTAAGGAATATCTTGAGTCGTCGTCAGTACGGACCAACCAGCATTTGACCGAGGTAGACTCGAACATCGCAAATCTTCTCATACGGGACGGAATTTTGAATCCTACCAGTTGTTCGAATGTTGAGGCTAGTTTATTGCAAAGGACATACAAC GTGTCGTACAGTGGTTCATACAGCGTAACGGTCAACTTTGGTTCAAATTGTGAAACCATTCGTGTCATTCCCATCGAACAGACGAACACCTACATGGTCATAAAAGGTCCCAGGACAAGTGGTGGTTCATGTTCTTTTTATCGCCCTTCTAAGTGCACTTGCGGTTCCGGCATAGGAACG GTTTGTGAAACAACTTGGTCGGGTTACGCCTGCGAATGTCCTTGCCAAAGTCCTGACCCACAATACCATCCTTGTACAAACGAATATGACTTTTCcag ttccCGAGTTCCGTTGTGTTCTCCGGAAAACAAGGAATTGACATCAGTGGCTGCAACAAACACAGATCTCTCGTCTCTCCCGATATGTTATAAGATTGCATTTACGTTTGATCCAACAG ATTCCGGTCAGTCACAAGGCCTGGGCCTCGGAGCTATCGTTGGAATAGTTGTTGGAGTTGTTGCTGTGGTTATTATCGGAATCATCATCGCCATCAAAGCTAAGAAATCAAAACCACCG AGAAATGCCAGACGGACTTCTCAACCGTCAGCACCAACTGTCTTTCCGGCCCAGCCGGCccaaccagcgacaaaccCGGCATATTTCGCGGCAGAAGAGCCTTCGGCAATTTACGTGAACACAGTGGAAAAAGGCGCTTATCCTGCAAATAATTTTCCTCCGTCATATGAAGAGTCTTCGCGGGTTAATTACCAAAAATATTAA
- the LOC143459066 gene encoding VWFA and cache domain-containing protein 1-like isoform X1, with protein MKFSCCYLGIFLASFCLGVVKSQYDSEGLSRKIKELVEDFLGQNSMQKHLDQLSYSEQILVGNTVLEQLVNNLQNKFQKRILTVQQLQQAVERAYSGITSTSYECCKFPTSQTEYDLRFKNKVAVNQVCEQISPEAESSLVRLRPSFVESCAQNLIELPSLKWQYFGSEQGVTTRFPALISDSCDDYDNRFRPWYVQANVPVPKEVVVVIDRSGSMGRRHGSVTLMELAKSAAKTVISTLNPFDKFTVVAFSTNALPTDVGDTANDDCFSSTLAFATPGNIKKVSGFIDSLIADGSTYYAKALDKAFNFFSTDVESRNSTKLDRVILFMSDGEPSEPSTSTILDTLRSRNAEVNNSVVILTYGLGSSDFDVLKDMATATSSVIDESDIRPGVFTKVDDPDLLRSQMASYYNFFKVDDELASDPVWTVPYLDAWGLGVMITASLPVYVRGNLIGVAAVDVTIEELFAETTNIVPGELSYSFVVNEAGLMIDHPLFPQIGISEPLFARATAFERDPDFVEIFESMKRGGSGEKTFYSTKVLSGGDGRRYGAKEIQVRSTYFWKKIPGTDFSVCLVLANEDIQSVLAPQGSVPRGSFLYHRLDLVPPNTACRHLNNYCSMDQSSVFLASRSYEDPEYYLSRVFTAADVSRIKDYVEGSTTISQGLKVGIKDEVVATSYAERWWTELHENPDIEEEVVWRYIGTKHGVFRHFPGTRYPDDYDPVLRPWYEHALANRGNNVLTLPYKDAASGATIITLSRVLFEGKFGGLHDVINDEVVAVMGVDILLSYFQTVLAEFFPDCINDDSTRCVLMDKAGFVIFAKEYLESSSVRTNQHLTEVDSNIANLLIRDGILNPTSCSNVEASLLQRTYNVSYSGSYSVTVNFGSNCETIRVIPIEQTNTYMVIKGPRTSGGSCSFYRPSKCTCGSGIGTYDQVCETTWSGYACECPCQSPDPQYHPCTNEYDFSSSRVPLCSPENKELTSVAATNTDLSSLPICYKIAFTFDPTDSGQSQGLGLGAIVGIVVGVVAVVIIGIIIAIKAKKSKPPRNARRTSQPSAPTVFPAQPAQPATNPAYFAAEEPSAIYVNTVEKGAYPANNFPPSYEESSRVNYQKY; from the exons ATGAAGTTTTCCTGTTGTTATCTTGGCATATTTCTTGCCTCATTTTGTCTTGGCGTTGTAAAGAGTCAATATGACTCTGAAGGGttatcaagaaaaataaaGGAATTAGTGGAAGACTTTCTGGGACAAAATTCTATGCAG AAACATCTTGATCAACTGAGCTATTCCGAACAAATTCTTGTGGGAAATACCGTGCTTGAGCAG TTAGTGAACAAccttcaaaacaaatttcaaaagagGATATTGACAGTCCAACAGCTTCAACAAGCCGTAGAAAGAGCTTATTCCGGCATCACATCGACATCATATGAATGCTGTAAATTTCCCACTTCGCAAACTGAATATGATCTTCGCTTTAAAAATAAG GTCGCAGTCAATCAAGTTTGCGAGCAAATATCGCCTGAAGCCGAGAGTTCTCTTGTCCGCCTCCGTCCTTCCTTTGTGGAATCATGCGCccaaaacttgattgaacttCCTTCGTTGAAGTGGCAATATTTTGGAAGCGAGCAAGGAGTGACGACCAGATTCCCAGCTTTAATATCAGATTCCTGTGATGACTACGACAACCGATTTAG aCCTTGGTACGTCCAAGCAAACGTTCCTGTCCCAAAGGAAGTGGTGGTTGTGATTGACAGGAGTGGATCCATGGGACGAAGACACGGCAGCGTAACTTTGATGGAATTGGCGAAAAGTGCGGCAAAGACTGTTATTAGCACCTTGAACCCTTTCGACAAG TTTACAGTTGTCGCATTCAGCACCAATGCCCTGCCAACGGACGTTGGTGACACAGCAAACGACGATTGCTTCTCCAGCACTTTAGCATTCGCTACCCCGGGAAATATCAAAAAGGTTTCGGGCTTTATTGATTCTCTCATTGCAGACG GATCGACATACTATGCAAAAGCGTTGGACAAGGCCTTCAATTTCTTTTCAACCGACGTTGAAAGTAGAAATAGCACCAAGCTAG ATCGTGTCATTCTATTCATGTCTGATGGTGAACCCAGTGAGCCTTCTACATCCACGATCTTAGACACCCTTAGATCGCGAAATGCGGAAGTGAATAACTCTGTCGTCATTCTGACGTACGGTCTTGGAAGCTCAG aTTTTGATGTGCTTAAAGACATGGCTACGGCGACATCTTCAGTCATAGATGAATCGGACATTAGG CCTGGCGTCTTTACTAAAGTGGACGACCCGGACTTGCTACGTAGCCAGATGGCAagttattacaattttttcaaagtcgATGACGAGCTTGCGTCTGATCCGGTTTGGACGGTGCCATACTTGGATGCTTGGGGTTTGG gTGTAATGATCACAGCCAGCTTACCTGTCTACGTCAGAGGCAATTTGATTGGTGTCGCTGccgttgacgtcacaattgaaGAGCTTTTTGCTGAAACGACTAACATTGTACCAGGGGAACTTTCATATTCTTTTGTTGTCAACGAAGCAG GACTGATGATTGATCATCCTCTTTTTCCACAAATCGGCATCAGCGAACCACTCTTCGCACGTGCAACCGCTTTCGAACGAGATCCGGACTTCGTCGAGATCTTCGAGTCTATGAAGAG AGGAGGAAGCGgagaaaaaacgttttattccACCAAAGTTCTTTCTGGAGGTGACGGTAGGAGATATGGAGCGAAAGAGATACAAGTTCGGTCAACCTATTTCTGGAAGAAG ATTCCAGGGACGGACTTTTCAGTTTGTCTTGTTCTTGCAAATGAAGATATTCAGTCAGTTTTGGCGCCTCAAGGTTCTGTTCCACGTGGTTCCTTTTTGTATCATCGCTTGGACCTTGTTCCACCAAATACCGCGTGTCGACACTTGAACAATTACTGCTCAATGG ATCAAAGTTCAGTTTTTCTGGCTTCCCGTTCATATGAAGATCCAGAATATTATTTGTCCCGAGTCTTTACTGCTGCAGATGTTAGTAGAATCAAAGACTACGTGGAAGGAAGTACAACTATCAGTCAAGGTTTGAAG GTTGGGATAAAAGACGAAGTGGTGGCGACATCTTACGCCGAGAGGTGGTGGACGGAACTCCATGAGAATCCGGACATAGAAGAGGAAGTAGTCTGGCGATACATCGGAACAAAGCATGGAGTTTTTAGACATTTTCCAGGCACCCGGTATCCTGATGATTATGATCCCGTGCTTAGACCATG GTATGAACACGCATTGGCAAATCGCGGAAACAACGTACTCACTTTGCCCTACAAAGATGCTGCCAGTGGTGCGACTATTATCACACTGAGTAGAGTTCTTTTTGAAGGAAA gTTTGGTGGCcttcatgacgtcatcaatgacGAGGTTGTAGCGGTGATGGGAGTCGATATTTTGTTGTCTTATTTTCAAACTGTTCTTGCCGAATTCTTTCCAGATTGTATAAATGACGACTCgacaag GTGTGTACTAATGGACAAAGCAGGATTCGTGATATTTGCTAAGGAATATCTTGAGTCGTCGTCAGTACGGACCAACCAGCATTTGACCGAGGTAGACTCGAACATCGCAAATCTTCTCATACGGGACGGAATTTTGAATCCTACCAGTTGTTCGAATGTTGAGGCTAGTTTATTGCAAAGGACATACAAC GTGTCGTACAGTGGTTCATACAGCGTAACGGTCAACTTTGGTTCAAATTGTGAAACCATTCGTGTCATTCCCATCGAACAGACGAACACCTACATGGTCATAAAAGGTCCCAGGACAAGTGGTGGTTCATGTTCTTTTTATCGCCCTTCTAAGTGCACTTGCGGTTCCGGCATAGGAACG TACGATCAGGTTTGTGAAACAACTTGGTCGGGTTACGCCTGCGAATGTCCTTGCCAAAGTCCTGACCCACAATACCATCCTTGTACAAACGAATATGACTTTTCcag ttccCGAGTTCCGTTGTGTTCTCCGGAAAACAAGGAATTGACATCAGTGGCTGCAACAAACACAGATCTCTCGTCTCTCCCGATATGTTATAAGATTGCATTTACGTTTGATCCAACAG ATTCCGGTCAGTCACAAGGCCTGGGCCTCGGAGCTATCGTTGGAATAGTTGTTGGAGTTGTTGCTGTGGTTATTATCGGAATCATCATCGCCATCAAAGCTAAGAAATCAAAACCACCG AGAAATGCCAGACGGACTTCTCAACCGTCAGCACCAACTGTCTTTCCGGCCCAGCCGGCccaaccagcgacaaaccCGGCATATTTCGCGGCAGAAGAGCCTTCGGCAATTTACGTGAACACAGTGGAAAAAGGCGCTTATCCTGCAAATAATTTTCCTCCGTCATATGAAGAGTCTTCGCGGGTTAATTACCAAAAATATTAA
- the LOC143459069 gene encoding uncharacterized protein LOC143459069 yields MSEAGLNLVQSWLSTELEHRGIDAVIYTRHVLDLLLNSKHTMDLHLAEKEASIFASLPPGSNKRKPKQKYKKRSHSFTFLDEVALKKEMAANFLHSAVDDYDDSIETLIDSLYVKLNTLHLISDPTENGSSSDEGLVGKKLERRHENYQDAFPLLHNKHDSHSKTNNVTSVWNGSNKFGNKIEHVDVPESNKSLQKQDENHPRVTLINKHKKKQISSEESNRNVIVKDSGTKKKASRGRGVSGRWRRTGSVSTVSPTRAKWRNNRCKKQCVEDRREFDKENANERRRPHDHKHERNKRKLGSSNNHSRSFMSNVGATIPNESTWQNFAEFSYFSNPSNNKWKKRSMTPKVDENEISHLYSAGIQEIFNNKTQLPRSKWFRDPESGCLEFEPAYKNQQSSETSPVSDKVFEDKDTSESWLWCPSPSLWEDDDGLSPGSAVSRLETMYRPSAKSDPDITGQLMKDYQDIFADVSNLPPQVDNDHDDLTIGNSLGDAHFLPPLDFTEEDVDQSCNEVYSSSTPTKESVNGFDIWPYSAPMSSNNVQNNSGVQSLLFSEPYCMGDVAAINKTPVSSNETVNNEIESLLNCDDELACANVVESRKSIWLQHASESSVEAEIHRILRGCKFSPQPTAEAKKNLNVFEKLHFNSNYLTDPVDNFLDEFSLKVLDSNYLHWMINLGTPNQVCSGRETMNSLLKYDKNFNPASDLNDEEAFYSAELVQRVVDVVTFTEDHGFEQDIIQNFLKSNRSMLSPYKMSFNEIPTSSTCPSFSSYQESPYYLKPSANNTSLLADSITENEAWKTSLRIGNIWQTISGIRPVDIVYSEKQEADKPAPQPSSLTHFRPIHANEHDSDLSQDSDVHGHYSSDIAESYTPVTDEYSECKAISPVNKTNDVSGRCDMWGLEREIGRLLHDEAAAAAAEECKINFPAKFEKHGEDKSMQTTFEQQILRNDTDMCKSLAVRPPKANSR; encoded by the exons atgTCTGAAGCCGGACTAAACTTAGTCCAGTCCTGGCTTTCAACAGAGCTTGAACATCGGGGCATTGATGCCGTTATTTATACAAGGCATGTCCTGGATCTTTTGCTAAACTCAAAGCATACAATGGATCTTCATTTGGCAGAAAAGGAAGCCAGCATTTTTGCCAGTTTGCCACCAGGCAGCAATAAAAG AAAGCCAAagcaaaaatacaagaaacGATCGCATTCATTCACTTTTCTTGATGAAGTTGCTTTGAAAAAGGAAATGGCAGCCAACTTCCTTCATTCTGCTGTTGATGATTACGATGATAGCATTGAAACACTCATTGACAGTCTATATGTTAAGTTGAACACTTTACACCTGATATCGG ATCCCACCGAAAATGGATCAAGCTCTGATGAAGGACTTGTAGGCAAGAAGCTGGAAAGACGTCACGAAAATTATCAAGATGCCTTTCCGCTTCTTCACAACAAACATGATTCTCATTCAAAAACTAACAATGTCACTTCTGTTTGGAATGGTTCCAACaaatttggaaacaaaattGA GCATGTCGATGTTCCAGAATCAAACAAATCTCTGCAGAAACAAGACGAAAACCATCCCAGGGTGACGCTGATAAACAAACATAAGAAAAAGCAGATATCCTCAGAAGAATCGAATCGAAATGTAATTGTTAAAGATTCTGGAACCAAAAAGAAAGCAAGCAGAGGCAGAGGAGTTTCAGGAAGATGGCGGCGTACCGGAAGCGTTTCCACGGTTTCTCCAACACGCGCAAAGTGGAGAAATAATCGTTGTAAGAAGCAGTGTGTTGAAGACAGGCGTGAATTTGACAAGGAAAATGCCAATGAACGAAGGCGGCCTCATGATCACAAACACGAAAGAAACAAACGCAAATTAGGATCATCTAACAACCATTCTCGAAGTTTTATGAGTAACGTTGGTGCCACAATTCCAAATGAATCAACTTGGCAAAATTTTGCAGAATTCAGCTACTTTAGCAACCCATCAAACAACAAATGGAAGAAGAGGTCAATGACCCCGAAAGTGGATGAAAATGAGATTTCGCATTTATACTCGGCTGGTATCCAGGAGATCTTCAATAACAAGACACAGTTGCCAAGAAGCAAATGGTTTCGTGACCCAGAATCTGGTTGCTTGGAGTTTGAACCTGCGTATAAGAATCAACAGAGCAGTGAAACCTCTCCTGTTTCGGACAAGGTTTTTGAAGATAAAGATACCTCTGAAAGTTGGTTGTGGTGCCCATCTCCCTCGCTTTGGGAGGACGATGACGGCCTCTCTCCAGGATCTGCTGTAAGTCGCTTGGAAACTATGTATCGGCCTTCCGCTAAATCTGATCCAGACATCACTGGACAACTTATGAAAGATTATCAGGATATCTTCGCGGATGTGTCTAATCTTCCTCCTCAAGTTGATAATGACCATGATGACTTGACTATTGGGAACTCTTTGGGAGATGCTCATTTTCTTCCTCCTTTGGATTTCACCGAAGAAGATGTTGATCAAAGTTGCAATGAAGTTTATTCTTCATCGACTCCTACCAAAGAATCTGTGAATGGATTCGATATCTGGCCTTACAGTGCTCCCATGAGTTCAAATAATGTCCAGAATAACTCAGGTGTTCAGTCTCTTTTATTTTCCGAGCCTTATTGCATGGGTGATGTAGCTGCTATCAACAAAACCCCTGTAAGCAGCAATGAAACCGTGAACAACGAAATAGAATCTTTGTTAAATTGCGATGATGAGTTGGCATGTGCAAATGTTGTGGAGTCAAGGAAAAGCATTTGGCTGCAGCACGCTAGTGAGTCGTCTGTGGAAGCTGAAATTCACAGGATCCTTCGTGGATGCAAGTTTTCCCCCCAGCCAACCGCTGAGGCTAAGAAAAATCTCAACGTCTTTGAAAAGTTGCACTTTAACAGCAACTACTTGACTGATCCTGTAGACAACTTCTTAGATGAGTTTTCTTTGAAAGTTCTTGATTCTAATTACCTCCATTGGATGATCAATCTTGGCACCCCTAATCAAGTCTGTAGTGGACGTGAAACCATGAATTCGCTTTTAAAGtatgataaaaatttcaatcCAGCTAGCGACCTGAATGATGAGGAAGCATTTTACTCTGCAGAGTTGGTTCAGCGAGTAGTTGATGTTGTCACGTTCACTGAAGATCACGGCTTTGAGCAAGATATCATTcagaattttttgaaaagcaaCAGATCAATGTTATCACCCTACAAGATGTCTTTTAATGAAATCCCAACCTCTAGCACCTGCCCCAGCTTTTCAAGTTACCAAGAATCCCCATATTACCTGAAGCCCAGCGCAAATAACACATCACTTCTGGCTGATTCAATCACAGAGAACGAAGCTTGGAAGACTTCCTTGAGAATAGGAAACATCTGGCAAACCATTTCCGGTATAAGACCTGTTGACATCGTTTACAGTGAAAAACAGGAAGCAGACAAGCCTGCGCCACAACCATCATCATTGACCCATTTTAg ACCTATCCACGCTAATGAACACGATTCCGATTTGAGCCAGGATTCAGACGTTCACGGCCACTACTCCAGCGACATTG CCGAATCCTACACGCCAGTTACTGATGAATATTCTGAATGCAAAGCAATCTCACCAGTCAACAAAACCAATGATGTCAGTGGACGTTGTGATATGTGGGGTCTAGAAAGAG AAATCGGAAGGTTGCTTCATGATGAAGCAGCTGCAGCAGCAGCGGAAGAATGTAAAATCAATTTCCCGgcaaagtttgaaaaacacgGGGAAGACAAATCAATGCAAACCACCTTTGAACAACAAATACTAAGGAACGACACCGACATGTGCAAATCTCTTGCTGTCCGACCACCGAAGGCAAACTCACGCTAA